A part of Leptospira inadai serovar Lyme str. 10 genomic DNA contains:
- a CDS encoding YceI family protein, with the protein MKRIFGIASIFLVFGLIFPISLRSEDLKISQKTLKFTVIHPFKTVNGVCGEVNITPTTYSTGANGIQLPKAVKIEAPLKEFRSGDENRDSHILESLGFPEIQSVSFSSTSIDVTEGGWFVSGNLTVNGVTKPVKTRANISSSNGQIEVSGKFQIKMGEYRISPPSLLFAKAKEEVEIEFSFLLR; encoded by the coding sequence ATGAAACGTATTTTCGGCATCGCATCGATTTTCCTTGTATTCGGTCTTATCTTCCCGATAAGCTTAAGATCAGAAGATTTAAAAATCTCTCAAAAGACTTTGAAGTTCACCGTCATCCATCCGTTTAAGACCGTCAATGGGGTTTGCGGTGAAGTGAATATCACTCCGACGACTTATTCAACCGGCGCGAACGGCATACAACTTCCTAAAGCCGTAAAGATAGAGGCTCCTCTGAAGGAATTCAGATCCGGCGACGAAAACCGCGACTCCCATATTCTCGAGAGCCTCGGGTTTCCCGAAATTCAGAGCGTTTCATTTTCCTCCACTTCCATCGATGTAACTGAGGGAGGCTGGTTTGTAAGCGGAAATTTAACCGTAAATGGCGTAACAAAACCCGTAAAAACCAGGGCCAATATTTCTTCCAGCAATGGTCAGATCGAAGTTTCCGGGAAATTTCAGATCAAAATGGGAGAGTATCGGATTAGTCCACCTAGTCTGCTGTTCGCAAAAGCGAAAGAGGAAGTCGAAATCGAATTTTCCTTTCTATTAAGATAA
- a CDS encoding SprT-like domain-containing protein: MILPEDWESLLFETWTIISQSSRRPNPPLKRIELKFYPYRNGTSSLQFKNGILTCKLHDSFKNVDLVTAESLAKLLISRLLRQTVEAGWKTVVQEHLNKIPRLAAPVKTYPAKGNHYDLNRVFAYITKKFFPAQNLSDVRIEWSPRKGERRIGTYDKETLTIRISPTLDHPDIPEFVLEHVVHHEILHHLFPVQRNKNRNIIHGWEFKRKEREYDRYEEAAHWLKTSYHSFLAKNGRGSSPKKGKPQRKRFLFSFR; the protein is encoded by the coding sequence ATGATTCTTCCCGAAGATTGGGAATCGCTGCTTTTCGAGACCTGGACTATCATCTCACAAAGCTCCAGGCGACCGAATCCGCCCTTAAAACGGATAGAACTTAAATTTTACCCTTACAGAAACGGTACTAGCTCACTTCAATTTAAGAACGGAATTTTGACATGTAAGTTACACGACTCGTTTAAAAACGTCGATTTAGTCACGGCGGAAAGTTTGGCAAAGTTATTAATTTCCCGCTTGTTAAGACAGACTGTGGAAGCCGGCTGGAAAACCGTCGTTCAAGAACACTTAAACAAAATTCCCAGACTGGCCGCTCCCGTAAAAACATATCCTGCAAAAGGAAACCATTACGATCTAAACCGAGTTTTTGCGTATATTACGAAGAAATTTTTTCCCGCCCAAAATCTAAGCGATGTTCGGATCGAATGGTCTCCTCGAAAAGGAGAACGACGGATCGGAACATACGACAAGGAAACTCTTACAATAAGGATCAGTCCGACTCTCGATCATCCCGATATCCCCGAATTCGTTTTGGAACACGTAGTTCATCACGAAATTCTACATCACCTATTTCCGGTCCAGCGAAATAAAAACCGAAATATTATTCATGGATGGGAATTTAAGAGAAAAGAGCGGGAATATGATCGTTACGAAGAGGCTGCGCATTGGCTTAAGACGAGTTATCATTCCTTTCTTGCTAAGAACGGAAGAGGTTCGAGTCCTAAGAAAGGAAAACCGCAGCGAAAAAGATTCTTATTTTCGTTTCGGTAG
- the pbpC gene encoding penicillin-binding protein 1C, with product MIRFRYFFLIFLGVPCLGQGLPKEFISEVQAGKVPSFRELQSVYEPSEGTLLDRNGEHLHRLRLDHTVRRLAWTATSEVPESFILSILAQEDKRFPFHRGVDYKAILGAVRDRMFGGKKRGASTITMQLAGFLLGSKPGQRSYTEKWNQMILAWKIEERWSKAEIAESYFNMVPFKGEFVGIRAASRGVFGVDPSSLSSEEAVLLVALLPNPNIRSFEWGRRGCRLSEAIGSKNLCEPLKETVANLKKRKVFWNTESSLAYHAARRILVHREINGYKSGTVRSTLDARSQAAAEESMNRVLSAIQERNVKEASILAIENRTGAILVYLGNSKLSKDNYFVDAIQARRQAGSTLKPFLYALAFEKNLLTPESILTDLPREWELIGGSYRPTNYEDRYFGSVPAKIALASSLNIPAVQVLDWTGVPEFVSRLGELGFDKLRNPDFYGLSLALGTADITLWELVNAYRTLSNEGYWSEPTFDPQEAFSNAEAWDSERNTRFRKVYSKEVAQTIRDILSSRDNRSLSFGWENHLSTKFFSFAKTGTSQDMRDNWCVGSSGNYTVGVWVGNMDGEPMHEVSGVTGAAPLWKEVIQSLEERRPSSNQEVHTVRSSNPNRKLSVGLGNAEMPKILYPETGSLFALDPEIPEENERIRFEARTNSKRVEWILNGSVLESSSSNIYDWKPKRGSFILSVRINGSRISDTVAFQVR from the coding sequence ATGATTCGCTTCCGTTACTTTTTTCTGATATTCCTCGGAGTTCCCTGCCTGGGACAGGGATTGCCGAAAGAATTTATAAGCGAAGTCCAAGCCGGGAAGGTTCCTAGTTTTCGAGAACTGCAAAGCGTATACGAACCGTCCGAAGGCACTCTCTTGGATCGGAACGGAGAGCATTTGCATCGATTAAGATTGGACCATACCGTTCGTCGTTTGGCTTGGACGGCCACCTCCGAAGTTCCCGAATCTTTTATTTTATCGATCCTGGCTCAAGAAGATAAACGCTTTCCGTTCCATCGAGGAGTCGATTATAAGGCGATCCTGGGAGCCGTTCGGGATCGAATGTTTGGAGGAAAGAAGAGGGGCGCGAGTACGATTACGATGCAATTGGCGGGATTTCTTTTGGGCTCGAAGCCCGGCCAAAGATCGTACACGGAAAAATGGAATCAAATGATTTTAGCCTGGAAGATAGAGGAGCGATGGTCAAAAGCCGAGATCGCAGAATCCTATTTTAACATGGTTCCGTTTAAAGGTGAATTTGTAGGAATTCGAGCCGCTTCGCGCGGGGTTTTCGGGGTCGACCCGTCCTCCCTTTCTTCGGAAGAGGCGGTGTTACTCGTCGCGCTTCTTCCAAATCCGAATATTCGATCTTTCGAATGGGGTCGGCGCGGGTGTAGGCTTTCGGAAGCCATAGGTTCCAAGAACTTATGCGAACCGTTAAAAGAAACGGTTGCTAATTTAAAAAAACGTAAAGTATTTTGGAATACCGAATCTTCCTTGGCATATCACGCGGCGAGACGCATATTAGTTCATCGAGAAATAAACGGCTATAAATCGGGAACCGTTCGATCCACATTGGATGCACGAAGCCAGGCGGCGGCGGAAGAGTCGATGAATCGGGTTCTTTCCGCGATTCAAGAACGCAATGTGAAGGAGGCGAGTATATTGGCGATCGAGAATCGGACCGGAGCGATCCTGGTCTATTTGGGCAATTCCAAACTTTCGAAAGATAATTATTTTGTGGACGCGATTCAAGCCAGACGACAGGCAGGTTCGACTTTAAAGCCTTTTTTATACGCTCTCGCTTTTGAAAAAAATTTACTCACGCCGGAATCGATTTTGACGGACTTGCCTCGAGAATGGGAATTGATCGGCGGGTCGTATCGTCCTACCAATTATGAGGATAGATATTTCGGATCGGTTCCGGCTAAAATTGCCTTGGCTTCTTCGTTAAATATTCCGGCAGTGCAAGTATTGGATTGGACGGGGGTTCCGGAATTCGTTTCTCGTTTAGGAGAATTAGGTTTTGATAAACTTCGCAATCCTGATTTCTACGGGTTGTCTTTGGCTCTCGGCACCGCGGATATCACGTTATGGGAATTAGTGAATGCATACAGAACTTTATCGAACGAAGGCTACTGGAGCGAGCCGACTTTCGACCCGCAGGAAGCTTTCAGCAACGCCGAGGCTTGGGATAGCGAGCGTAATACTCGATTTAGAAAAGTTTATTCGAAAGAGGTAGCACAAACGATCCGGGATATACTCTCATCCCGCGACAACAGATCTCTAAGTTTCGGTTGGGAAAACCATTTATCCACCAAATTTTTCTCCTTTGCTAAGACGGGGACCTCTCAAGATATGCGGGATAATTGGTGCGTCGGTTCGAGCGGCAATTATACGGTGGGTGTTTGGGTCGGGAATATGGACGGGGAGCCGATGCACGAGGTTAGCGGCGTTACGGGAGCGGCGCCTCTTTGGAAGGAGGTCATACAATCGCTGGAAGAGAGGCGGCCTTCTTCTAACCAAGAGGTTCATACGGTTCGATCCAGTAACCCGAATCGGAAACTTTCGGTGGGATTAGGGAATGCGGAAATGCCGAAAATTCTTTACCCGGAAACCGGAAGCCTCTTTGCACTGGATCCGGAAATCCCCGAAGAGAATGAAAGGATTCGGTTTGAAGCGAGAACTAATTCGAAGCGAGTGGAATGGATTTTAAACGGATCGGTATTAGAATCCTCCTCTTCGAATATCTATGATTGGAAACCGAAGCGGGGAAGTTTTATTCTTTCCGTCCGAATCAACGGATCTCGGATCTCGGATACGGTGGCATTTCAAGTCAGGTAA
- a CDS encoding ATP-dependent helicase codes for MTVLENLNEKQKEAVETTEGPVLLIAGAGTGKTNTLVHRLAKLVSNGVSAENILLLTFTKKAAREMLTRAVSVLDKRCSKVNGGTFHSFAGHILRKYAPALGISSQFSVLDESDSIDVFQLIRTEGNYAAQKLRFPSNETLLSLYSTSVNTGKDLSELLKTESPKFLDQETSIRKIFSDYKSYKRERSLLDYDDLLLFSRELLTDHDGIRKKLSEQYKYVMVDEFQDTNKLQAHIACLLASEHENIFVVGDDAQSIYSFRGANVKGIFDFPKIFPNAKTIFLERNYRSTPSILNLANGVLLNFSEKYEKYLYTKNEDFHKPRLLGFPDELDEAEGVADRILERREEGIALGNMAVLFRSGWNSNQLELVLNARNIPYQKFGGKKFVESAHAKDFLSLLRIRENRLDSVSWLRILLLLPGIGAAKAKLILNELTRSGGDLQAVRLLQKGTAAADLQLLSDLLDRSDSSLTLTLENFLEFYKPLLERKYDDPKRRMEDLNSFLTLSKRYETLHEFLVEMSLEGPNRSLDKLVPEEEEEDVLVLSTIHSSKGLEFDTVILLNVTEGSFPSGRGEKNIEEERRLFYVGITRARRSLTLTYPQTSSSRGGHNFNRLSRFIEELKESDKILERNFFPKAHTAATKSLSEIPSEDLKTETEARKRIRDFFGS; via the coding sequence TCCAACGGCGTTTCCGCCGAAAATATTCTACTTCTTACTTTTACCAAAAAAGCTGCCCGTGAAATGTTGACTCGGGCCGTTTCCGTTTTAGACAAGCGTTGCTCCAAAGTTAATGGCGGAACATTTCATTCATTCGCGGGCCATATTCTCAGAAAATACGCTCCCGCTTTAGGTATCTCTTCCCAATTTTCCGTACTCGACGAGTCCGATTCCATAGATGTCTTTCAACTGATTCGGACGGAAGGAAATTATGCAGCCCAAAAGCTTCGATTCCCTTCCAACGAAACGTTATTATCCCTTTACTCGACTTCCGTCAATACCGGGAAAGATCTTTCCGAGCTTCTAAAGACGGAAAGTCCCAAATTCCTGGATCAGGAAACTTCTATTCGTAAAATTTTTTCCGATTACAAATCTTACAAACGAGAGCGCTCGTTATTGGACTATGACGATTTACTGTTATTTTCCCGCGAATTGCTGACGGACCACGATGGAATCAGGAAGAAGCTGTCCGAACAATACAAATATGTAATGGTGGACGAATTTCAGGACACGAATAAGTTGCAGGCCCATATCGCCTGTCTACTGGCTTCGGAGCACGAAAATATTTTTGTGGTCGGTGATGACGCTCAGAGCATTTACTCCTTTAGAGGAGCGAATGTTAAAGGAATCTTCGATTTTCCCAAGATTTTTCCGAACGCAAAAACGATTTTTCTGGAAAGAAATTACCGGAGCACACCTTCGATTCTAAATCTAGCGAACGGAGTACTATTGAATTTCTCCGAAAAATACGAGAAATATCTGTACACCAAAAACGAGGATTTTCATAAACCTAGGTTGCTCGGATTTCCGGACGAGTTGGACGAGGCCGAAGGAGTTGCGGACAGGATTTTGGAAAGAAGAGAGGAAGGAATCGCACTCGGCAATATGGCGGTATTATTTCGATCCGGCTGGAATTCCAATCAGCTGGAGTTGGTTTTAAACGCCAGAAATATACCCTATCAGAAATTCGGCGGAAAGAAATTTGTAGAGAGCGCGCATGCGAAGGACTTTCTTTCTCTTCTCAGAATTCGGGAAAATCGATTGGATTCCGTTTCCTGGCTTCGGATATTATTGCTTCTTCCCGGAATCGGCGCGGCAAAAGCGAAACTTATTCTCAACGAACTGACTAGATCCGGTGGTGACTTGCAAGCGGTCCGTCTATTGCAAAAAGGTACGGCCGCTGCCGATTTACAACTATTAAGCGATCTACTCGACCGTTCCGATTCCAGTCTTACATTGACGTTGGAGAATTTTTTAGAATTTTATAAACCGCTTCTGGAAAGAAAATATGACGATCCCAAGCGTAGAATGGAAGATCTAAATTCCTTTCTCACTCTTTCCAAAAGATATGAAACTCTCCATGAGTTTTTGGTGGAAATGAGTTTGGAAGGGCCGAATCGGAGTCTAGATAAACTCGTTCCCGAGGAAGAGGAGGAAGACGTCCTTGTTTTATCGACCATCCATTCCTCCAAAGGTTTGGAATTCGATACGGTTATTCTTTTGAATGTGACCGAAGGATCCTTCCCGTCGGGCAGAGGGGAAAAGAATATCGAGGAAGAGCGCAGACTATTTTACGTAGGGATAACTCGGGCGAGGAGATCTTTGACGCTTACCTACCCCCAAACTTCCTCTTCTCGTGGCGGTCATAACTTCAATCGTCTATCTCGTTTTATCGAAGAATTGAAAGAATCCGATAAAATTTTAGAAAGAAATTTCTTTCCTAAAGCTCATACTGCGGCAACGAAGTCCCTCTCAGAAATTCCTTCCGAAGATCTTAAAACGGAAACGGAAGCCCGAAAAAGAATTCGAGATTTTTTCGGATCTTAG
- a CDS encoding AAA family ATPase: MTMERNRSETYLLSPELEEAVRVSEITSRPLLLKGEPGTGKSLLAEYLSSKLKRRLYTWHVKSTSQAKEGLYFYDAVSRLNDSRFTEDKDKVRNIENYIRLGALGEAFESAEPAVVLIDEIDKADIEFPNDLLLELDRMEFVVQETGRLVKAEVRPLTIITSNNEKELPAAFLRRCIFHYIDFPDPAFMSEIVKSHFPKINTELIRRALEAFYVIRRMDDMKKKPGTSELLDWIQILVHMGAKLPEEGNIPFLGALVKNEEDLRLFR; the protein is encoded by the coding sequence ATGACGATGGAAAGAAACCGTTCCGAAACCTACTTGTTGTCCCCTGAATTGGAGGAAGCCGTTCGAGTCTCGGAAATTACCTCTCGTCCCCTTCTATTAAAGGGTGAACCCGGAACCGGAAAGTCTCTGCTTGCCGAGTATCTGTCCAGCAAATTGAAACGTAGACTTTATACCTGGCACGTCAAATCCACATCGCAAGCTAAAGAAGGTCTATATTTCTACGATGCTGTTTCGCGTTTGAACGACTCCAGGTTTACCGAGGACAAGGATAAAGTACGGAATATAGAAAATTATATTCGGCTAGGGGCGTTGGGCGAAGCTTTTGAATCCGCGGAACCTGCCGTAGTTCTTATAGACGAAATCGATAAGGCGGATATCGAATTTCCGAACGATCTTCTTCTCGAATTGGATCGGATGGAATTCGTCGTTCAAGAGACCGGCCGTCTAGTCAAAGCCGAAGTTCGCCCTTTAACAATTATCACTTCCAATAACGAAAAGGAACTACCGGCAGCCTTTTTAAGGAGATGCATTTTTCATTATATCGATTTTCCGGATCCAGCCTTTATGAGTGAGATCGTTAAATCCCATTTTCCTAAAATAAATACCGAACTTATTAGGAGGGCCTTGGAGGCATTCTATGTCATCCGAAGGATGGATGATATGAAGAAAAAGCCCGGAACGAGCGAACTTTTGGATTGGATCCAAATACTGGTCCATATGGGAGCTAAACTTCCCGAGGAAGGAAATATTCCGTTTCTCGGCGCGCTGGTGAAGAACGAGGAAGATTTGCGTTTATTCCGATAA